One Nicotiana tomentosiformis chromosome 1, ASM39032v3, whole genome shotgun sequence genomic window, TATAAGAAGTCCAAACTTAGAACATGACCCCTTGAATTCTTGGTTTCTCTGACACACAAAGCAGCAAATATGAGACAAAAATACTACAATATTGAAGGTATGCCATTTTCCATAACTTAAATctgtttaattttttattttgagaaatcaaaatctcaaattttctccCAAATTTGTCGTTGGACTCCGGTCAAAGTGTCCGAAGTCGGTTGACCGAATCCGGGACGTATCCCGTCCCCGTCGCGTATCGGGACGGGGACGGCACCAAAATCGTCCGTGCAACTTAGGACTGGAGTCCCACAAGTGGAGTCTGGATATGTTGCaaagtaaaaataaattaaatacatTTTGAGGAAAAAGAACAGAGAGAAGTCTAATTTAAGTCATTCTCATGCGCATATGCAAGTGGAAAACATACCATTTGCCAGCTTGAGGTGTTTACGGGACACAACCGCGCCAAACAGAAGTGTCTATTTGATCATTAGCTAAGTTATCTGGCAAACAAAAGTTTCTACATGATCATTAGCTAAGTTTGTATGTCTAGCTGACAAATTGTGCCACGTTTGAGGGGCTATATAGTAATTTAGCCAAAAAAGAAAAATTGCTGGTAGGGTGTTATTATTTTTAGACcagatttttttttgttttgaacattctagtaatTTAGCCAAATAAGTTAGCCTTTATTGGTATCAGGTATTAAATGCTATATTAGATGTTCTCTTATATGCTATGGTGTCCATGGACTTTTATGGTTTGTAACTTGCATAATGGGTGAGATTTATTTGCAACATCTATTTCTTGTCATGTGTTTTATGAACTTATGAGCGAAATTTTGCTTGTTATCAGTACTTGGGAAGAGTTCTCTGATGGCAAATGAAGAAGTCATCGCTGTTAAAGATGCTATCCACAAGCTGCAACTCTGTCTTCTTGAAGGCATTAAAGATGAAAACCAACTCTTTGCTGCTGGGTCTTTGCTGTCCCGGAGGGATTATCAGGATGTAGTAACTGAACGCTCAATAGTAAACATGTGCGGTTATCCTCTTTGCAGCAACTCTCTGCCTTCTGAAAGGCCTAGCAAGGGACATTACCGGATATCATTGAAGGAGCATAAAGTTTATGATCTTCACGAAACATACACGTACTGTTCAACAAACTGTGTTGTCAACAGTGGAGCATTTGCTCGTAGCTTGCAAGATGAGAGAAGCACTACTTTAAATACCGCAAAACTTAATGAAGTCCTGAAGCTATTTGTGGGATTGCATTTGCATTCCATAGAGGATGTGAAGGAAAATGGAGATCTAGGATTATCCAAGTTGAAGATTCAGGAAAAACTGGATGTAAAGGGTGGTGAAGTTTCAATGGAAGAGTGGATGGGTCCATCTGACGCAATTGAAGGCTATGTTCCACAGAGAGATCGAAGTGTGAAGCCAGCACTGCTGAACAACATTAAGAAAGGTACGAGAACTTCAATGATCTAAACGTGCATATGTGGTAGTTAACAGAGAAAAGAACCTACAAACTTATGCTTGTTGTAGTCACTACATTTGAAATCTAGAAAAAACTTAAATGATCTGAATGTGCATATGTAGTTAACAGAGAAAAGAACCTGCATGCTTATGCTTGCTGGAGTCACTTCATTTGAAATCTTAGAATAAGAGACTTCATATTCTAGTTAATCAATGTATGCCTTTGTTGATCAAGACAAATACTTGTAATTTGTCAGGATTCAAGAATAAGCAGACCAAactccaaaatgagaaaaacatGATACTAAACGAGATGGACTTTTCCAGCACTATAATAACTCAAGATGGGTATAGCAGTTCAAAGTTACCAGTTTCTGTCAATGTTGTCTCAAGTAAAAAGGTTAAAGAAGCACAAACAAAAACAAGCTATGAAGGTAGGGATGCTGATGTTTCTATATTGGGGAAGCAAGTTGATGCCTTGCAGTTGCATTCTGGAGAAGAAACAGAAAAAACAGATTCGAATGATAGAAGTTATAAGGTCGATAAATTTGACAACGGAGAAGTGTCTTCTGGTCCTTGCCAACATGATGTCAAGAACATAAGTCTTGAGGTACTAGATATGTCTGATGCCGGAAGAGAACATGCATCAGATGGTGCACGTGAAAAACAATCGCTCAGATCTTCTCTAAAATCCTCAAATTACACGAAAATGACTCGTTCAGTTACTTGGGCTGATGAAAATATTGATAATGGCACTGTAAAGAAAATGGAGTGTTCATCCGAAATATCAGAAGAAGCGGATCAAGCTTATAGGGGATCAGGCCCTACAGACATGGAAGAGGTTGATGATTCATATCGATTTGAATCTGCAGAAGCATGTGCAGCAGCACTAAAACAAGCAGCAAAGGCTGTTGCCTCAGGTTCTGATGTCCCTGATGCTGGTATGACAATTTCATTAGACTCTCCATATTTGTAATATTAATAGAGATTGTATGAGTAAGTCATACACTCTTTGGATCTAATAGCTTTTGAGTTCTGCTGTGCATGTGACTTTTAGTGTCCAATGCCGGGATTATAATATTGCCACCTCCACAAGAAGTGGATAAAGCAATACTTCAGGAGAACGATGAGGTGCTTGATACAAAACCAGCTCCTTTAAAATGGCCAAGAAAACAAGGGGTGCCAAATTATGATGTTTTTGAATCAGAGGACTCTTGGTATGATAGTCCACCAGAGGGGTTTAATTTGAATGTAAGTTGCTCATCAAACCTTCTACACTTCTGAAACTTGCTACCAATGTTTATTGTGTTTGTTCTCTCTTCATTCCTTCCCCCTACCCTCACCCCCCACCCACCCCCCCCAAAAAAATCCGTTTTCTCCTTTTTCCCTTTTTAATCTTTTTGGGTTTCTCTGTATGTGTTTCTAATTTTCTTCAGCTGTCACCTTTCGCTACAATGTTTAATTCACTCTTCACATGGATATCATCATCGTCCTTGTCATTTATATATGGCAACGATGAAAGCTCTAATGAGGAGTATTTGTCTATCAATGGAAGAGAATATCCTCGCAAAATTGTGTTATCTGATGGCCGGTCAACTGAGATCAAGCAGACTCTTGCTCGCTGTCTCGCTCGAGCATTACCGGAATTGGTTGCTGACCTTAGGCTGCCTGTACCAATATCAGTTTTAGAGCAAGGAGTGGTATGTTTACACTTTCAGATAGTAACCTTCCCCTTCCCAAGCCATTTTAGCAGAATTATGGAAGTAGTCAATTCAATGACTTTTGCATGCTGTAAGGAGACTTTAAGTGTTCTTTTTTGGGTGAAGTTAGGACCCAATTTAGTTTTTTGATCTGGTTTGGTATTGGGAAGCAATATTAATCTCATTGTTTTGTTTGTTAGGACTTCATTTGTTAGTAGGGGATACTTTACATATGCATTATGTATGTTGACTATTTGCAGTGTGCATTGCATGAAGTTGTAGAATGCAGGAAGCTTTTAAAGGATTGTCTAGGGTACTTGAAAGTTCAAATTTTATGGCTCTCTTTTTCACTCACCCAGACACATCAACATTATGTGACGGGGTTGGGGAGGGAGTCAGTACAAGAATCACCCAGTCATTATGATGGAAAGATTTTCCGGAGCAGTATGTAATTGGCCGGCAATGGTAATGGGACAGAATCTTGTTTCTATGAACAAATTAATGGGAAAGTTGGCTATGGCTTGCTGAAACTAAGCTTGTGTGATTTGGTATTCTCATTAGCGCCATCATACTTTTAATAATGTTTGATGTTTATTTTCAAAGCTATAGGAGGTTCTTTGATGCGTGTAGAGGGTTAGCTACTCACATTTTCCCGTTGGCTGTGAATCTGTGATGGCGTAGTTGGGTAGATGATGGGTATTAGTGGTTTAATAATATCATTGCATGTCACGATTAATGTTTTAATCATCACATGTGAGGATAACTCTTCTTCGTTTGACATGTGCAGGTTCTCTTGATAGATACAATGTCTTTTGTGGATCCACTCCCTGCATTCAGAATAAAGCAGTGGCAACTAATTGTTCTTCTGTTTCTTGATGCTCTTTCCATATGTAGGATACCTGTACTGACTCCATATATGACAGGGAGAAGGACTTTGCTTCCAAAGGTAGAATTCTGGGATTATACCCTTTTATATTCTCATGTTCTGTTTCATATGTAGTATATTTGTTTTGATCGATAATGTTAGTTTGGCATCTTCCAAAGCTGTATTCTGGCTTCTCTCACGCGATTTTGTTCTCCTTTTCGCACTCTTTAACTTTTTTTCTCTGGTATTCCCCTTCCCCAGGTCTAGTTGTTTCTTCCTAATCTTCACTAGGTTTGCCACCTTCCAGAATGGCATAAAAGGACTTAAATGCCTATGTTGTAATGGTGGCAGCtatcaccaagttgaacttgaATATTTCAGAAAATGATCCTGAGTACTGCTTCTGTACTTAGTAGTAGAGTATTTACTTACCTTGTTAGGAGTAAACAATGACTGCTTATGTTGTACGAAAACTAAAATCATAGGAAAGTAGCTTTTCTTGTACATTGTTGCACTCAAGTATTTTCAATCTTTTCAGAGTTTCCGGCATGAGATGTTAGTAGTTTCTTGACTTTGTGAGTACGGGTTGGACTGAGTTTCTTTTGTTCCCTTTGGCTTAAACAGGTGCTTGATGGTGCTCAGATAAGCGCAGTGGAATATGAGATCATGAAAGATCTAATCATTCCACTAGGTCGAGTGCCTCAGTTTTCAATGCAAAGTGGAGGCTAATTTGATAAGTATATAACTGCTTTGCAGACTCCCTCCTCTAAACTTTCATGAGAGAAAGTAGTTCTGGAAAGTGTGCACAAAGGTCATAGGAGTAATTATATTTGGTGGTTGCAACTTCTGTTCTTATCTGTTTATGTTTTATAGAGATGCTATGTCGTCAAGACACTGATGTACTTTGATGATTCATTATTGACGAGATTCTCTTTGATATCATTCTTCTGCGGACTAATAACATTTTTGGTTTGAGGTGTAAAGAGGGGTTGAATGAGTGGAAACACAGAGAGTGGTAAGCGTCATTTTCCTCACGTGGTGAGAAATAAAAGAGGACTGAAGGAGAAGTGACACTGGGTGCCATTCCCCCCAGTTTTTCAAAACCATCTAGAAGCCGAGAAAGTGTTATCAATTTTTCTTCCTTTCTAACTGTATTAAATGATTGGAAGTAAATCTTCTTATACTTTATCTAAGCAAAGTAAGTGAACAATTTTCTCTTTACCTTCTCCTTGTCCTTCCTGTAACCAAACACGCTTACTAGCtgtggtaaataataaatatacatCGGAAGGTGTTTTTTGTTCTGGTTTTGCCGCTGTCATTTAATATTTGGAGTAGTTTCTTTAAATGGTTTTAATACCTTGTGTAGGTTCTCAAGTAGGATTGATGCTTGGTCAGAATACCTAGAAGGGTACAATCCTAATGCCTTAAAGTTGGAGTTCAGTTGTTTCACTGATGTTTCAGTTCTTGAGAAGGTCAGGAATGTGTGAGTGGGAAGGCGAAGGAATAGGTCGAACTTATACGAGATGCAACCAGAAATACTGCTTCACTCCATGTTTACTGCGAATTAGACAATTTAACTTTCATAGTTATAAATTAAAGTATGAATACATTTCATTTAGTTATGGTTAAATAGTAAATGTATATTTGTAAGATACATAATTTGTTGTTTTTCTTTATGAAACCAACTTTACCCTTGTACCGTTTTATTAGGCTGTGAAGCACAATTGAATAGGACTAAATTGCCTGATGGCATGACAAAGTGGACTAGTTGACATATGTCACATACCTAAAATTGTTAATCAATTAACAATTTAGACTGTGTAATCATTTCTTGAACGTGGATAATTCAGACAAGCCAGCTAAGTATTGCTGTTTTGATTAGAGCAGAAATATATTAATGCAATCATGAATTTATTTAGTCAATTAGCTGCTTTTAATACATGGAGATTGGAGACCAATTTGATATGATCAGTCCACCTTACGATCTGTCACACTCTTACTGTTGCACAGTATAATGATGGATTGTCCTTTTATCATCGGTCAACTATTGTTTGGGGGAAAATAAAACGAATTACTCAGATTTTTGTGTTTTAACGTTTAATGATTCAATATAACTGTATCAAGGTATTATCTCAGAAATTATCTTAGGAATATTCTGATCTGGCTCATCGTAGACAAATTCCATGCAGCACCTTCactctacaacaacaacaacaactcagtataatctcaagcgtggggtctggggagattagtgtgtacgcagatcttacccctaccccggaggGTAGAGAGGATCGTGtttacgcaaaccttacccctacccacACCTTCCCTCTAAAAGTTAAGTAAAAAGAGTAACAAATTGAGTATTTCATTTTCCTCTGTCTTTCTATATGACGCTATCATTCTAGGagagtaaataatattttttagctATGGTATTTCATTTTTTTAACTGGTGATTTGTAGTATTCTATGTGAAGTTTTTATATTAGAAAACAGGAAACTTTGTCCGAAATTATACCGGCAAAAATAAATGAATTAGTAGTCATCCTTGAACTACGTCATTGGTTTAAGATGCGAGTAGAATAGTAAATACGTTTATTTTTACTGGAAGTGTGGCTACTAGTTTAATAGGTGATGTCATTTCCATCTTATTCCCATTATAATAACTGATGATTAGATTACAACCCCTCTGCTTATCGAATGCTCGTTCAATTATTAGCTAAACTAATTTAAAATACCCTTTTTTCTATGTAAGTTTATAATCCAACATATTTATTGAGGCAATCTGAAGTAATGCCATTAAttgaagaattgaagaaatacttaCTTTCAATGTCAACGAATATAGTATATAATTTAGCCACTCGGATCATCTCTTGTCTTTTTTCTGTATGGAGTGTCTCATAATAATCATATTACAAATAcatatactatttgattaataattaactgGATATGACAAATGGAATTCTCTCTTTTAACTTCTAAGCtgataccaaaattatcaatgaAATGCTATAAGTTTATCACTttcaatttataatttttcatctTATGTACTTTTGGTTTGTCAAGATTTGTTTTAATTTATCC contains:
- the LOC104119405 gene encoding putative RNA polymerase II subunit B1 CTD phosphatase RPAP2 homolog isoform X3 gives rise to the protein MRQKYYNIEVLGKSSLMANEEVIAVKDAIHKLQLCLLEGIKDENQLFAAGSLLSRRDYQDVVTERSIVNMCGYPLCSNSLPSERPSKGHYRISLKEHKVYDLHETYTYCSTNCVVNSGAFARSLQDERSTTLNTAKLNEVLKLFVGLHLHSIEDVKENGDLGLSKLKIQEKLDVKGGEVSMEEWMGPSDAIEGYVPQRDRSVKPALLNNIKKGFKNKQTKLQNEKNMILNEMDFSSTIITQDGYSSSKLPVSVNVVSSKKVKEAQTKTSYEGRDADVSILGKQVDALQLHSGEETEKTDSNDRSYKVDKFDNGEVSSGPCQHDVKNISLEVLDMSDAGREHASDGAREKQSLRSSLKSSNYTKMTRSVTWADENIDNGTVKKMECSSEISEEADQAYRGSGPTDMEEVDDSYRFESAEACAAALKQAAKAVASGSDVPDAVSNAGIIILPPPQEVDKAILQENDEVLDTKPAPLKWPRKQGVPNYDVFESEDSWYDSPPEGFNLNLSPFATMFNSLFTWISSSSLSFIYGNDESSNEEYLSINGREYPRKIVLSDGRSTEIKQTLARCLARALPELVADLRLPVPISVLEQGVCALHEVVECRKLLKDCLGYLKVQILWLSFSLTQTHQHYVTGLGRESVQESPSHYDGKIFRSSM
- the LOC104119405 gene encoding putative RNA polymerase II subunit B1 CTD phosphatase RPAP2 homolog isoform X1 encodes the protein MRQKYYNIEVLGKSSLMANEEVIAVKDAIHKLQLCLLEGIKDENQLFAAGSLLSRRDYQDVVTERSIVNMCGYPLCSNSLPSERPSKGHYRISLKEHKVYDLHETYTYCSTNCVVNSGAFARSLQDERSTTLNTAKLNEVLKLFVGLHLHSIEDVKENGDLGLSKLKIQEKLDVKGGEVSMEEWMGPSDAIEGYVPQRDRSVKPALLNNIKKGFKNKQTKLQNEKNMILNEMDFSSTIITQDGYSSSKLPVSVNVVSSKKVKEAQTKTSYEGRDADVSILGKQVDALQLHSGEETEKTDSNDRSYKVDKFDNGEVSSGPCQHDVKNISLEVLDMSDAGREHASDGAREKQSLRSSLKSSNYTKMTRSVTWADENIDNGTVKKMECSSEISEEADQAYRGSGPTDMEEVDDSYRFESAEACAAALKQAAKAVASGSDVPDAVSNAGIIILPPPQEVDKAILQENDEVLDTKPAPLKWPRKQGVPNYDVFESEDSWYDSPPEGFNLNLSPFATMFNSLFTWISSSSLSFIYGNDESSNEEYLSINGREYPRKIVLSDGRSTEIKQTLARCLARALPELVADLRLPVPISVLEQGVVLLIDTMSFVDPLPAFRIKQWQLIVLLFLDALSICRIPVLTPYMTGRRTLLPKVLDGAQISAVEYEIMKDLIIPLGRVPQFSMQSGG
- the LOC104119405 gene encoding putative RNA polymerase II subunit B1 CTD phosphatase RPAP2 homolog isoform X4 — encoded protein: MRQKYYNIEVLGKSSLMANEEVIAVKDAIHKLQLCLLEGIKDENQLFAAGSLLSRRDYQDVVTERSIVNMCGYPLCSNSLPSERPSKGHYRISLKEHKVYDLHETYTYCSTNCVVNSGAFARSLQDERSTTLNTAKLNEVLKLFVGLHLHSIEDVKENGDLGLSKLKIQEKLDVKGGEVSMEEWMGPSDAIEGYVPQRDRSVKPALLNNIKKGFKNKQTKLQNEKNMILNEMDFSSTIITQDGYSSSKLPVSVNVVSSKKVKEAQTKTSYEGRDADVSILGKQVDALQLHSGEETEKTDSNDRSYKVDKFDNGEVSSGPCQHDVKNISLEVLDMSDAGREHASDGAREKQSLRSSLKSSNYTKMTRSVTWADENIDNGTVKKMECSSEISEEADQAYRGSGPTDMEEVDDSYRFESAEACAAALKQAAKAVASGSDVPDAVSNAGIIILPPPQEVDKAILQENDEVLDTKPAPLKWPRKQGVPNYDVFESEDSWYDSPPEGFNLNVLLIDTMSFVDPLPAFRIKQWQLIVLLFLDALSICRIPVLTPYMTGRRTLLPKVLDGAQISAVEYEIMKDLIIPLGRVPQFSMQSGG
- the LOC104119405 gene encoding putative RNA polymerase II subunit B1 CTD phosphatase RPAP2 homolog isoform X2, whose translation is MANEEVIAVKDAIHKLQLCLLEGIKDENQLFAAGSLLSRRDYQDVVTERSIVNMCGYPLCSNSLPSERPSKGHYRISLKEHKVYDLHETYTYCSTNCVVNSGAFARSLQDERSTTLNTAKLNEVLKLFVGLHLHSIEDVKENGDLGLSKLKIQEKLDVKGGEVSMEEWMGPSDAIEGYVPQRDRSVKPALLNNIKKGFKNKQTKLQNEKNMILNEMDFSSTIITQDGYSSSKLPVSVNVVSSKKVKEAQTKTSYEGRDADVSILGKQVDALQLHSGEETEKTDSNDRSYKVDKFDNGEVSSGPCQHDVKNISLEVLDMSDAGREHASDGAREKQSLRSSLKSSNYTKMTRSVTWADENIDNGTVKKMECSSEISEEADQAYRGSGPTDMEEVDDSYRFESAEACAAALKQAAKAVASGSDVPDAVSNAGIIILPPPQEVDKAILQENDEVLDTKPAPLKWPRKQGVPNYDVFESEDSWYDSPPEGFNLNLSPFATMFNSLFTWISSSSLSFIYGNDESSNEEYLSINGREYPRKIVLSDGRSTEIKQTLARCLARALPELVADLRLPVPISVLEQGVVLLIDTMSFVDPLPAFRIKQWQLIVLLFLDALSICRIPVLTPYMTGRRTLLPKVLDGAQISAVEYEIMKDLIIPLGRVPQFSMQSGG